A window of Halogeometricum sp. S1BR25-6 genomic DNA:
CGCCGCCAGCACGACGATGACGTCGCCCGCGGCGCTGGTCATGCCGGGGTCGCCGTACACCGCGCCGATGTTCTTCGCGTAGAGGTCCGTCCCGAACGCCGCGAACGCGGGCGCGCTCAGGTACAGGAGGAGGATGAATCCGAGTCCCCACACCGTCGACCAGCGGGCGGTCCGCTCGCTCTCGACGGTGTAGAACCGGACGAGCACGTGCGGAAGCCCGCAGGTACCGACGACTAAGGAGAACGCCGTCGCGATCCAGAGGTAGTAGCTCTCGTTGACGAACGGTTCGCTGAACTCGGTCCCGAGTTGGGATATCAGCGCGCCGTACTCTATCTGCGGGAGCACCGTCGAGTAGCCCTGCGTGAAGCCGACGACGTACAGACCCGCGAGGAACGCGACGATGAGGATGACGTACTGAACGGCCATGTTCTTCGTCGCGCCGAGCATCCCCGACAGCGTCAGGTAGCCGACGGTGATGGCCATCATGGCGACGACCATCGATTGGTAGCCGCTGAGCCCCGGGATGCCGATGTCGCCGAAGATGTAGACGCCGACGAGACCCATGCCGCGGGCCTGCCCGATGGCGTAGACGAATCCGATGAGGAACGTCGTCACCGCGGCGATGGCGCGGGCGCCGTCGGAGTTGAAGCGGTCGCCGACGAAGTCCGGCGCGGTGTACTTCCCGAACCGCCGCATCTGCGCCGCCATGAAGATGAGGAGGATGAAGTAGCCCGCCGACCAGCCGACGATGAACGCCAGCCCGTAGAACCCCGAGAGCGCGATGAGCGCCGCCATTCCGAGATACGACGCTGCAGACATCCAGTTGGCCCCGATTGCCATCCCGTTCTCGACGTTGCCGATGGACCGGCCGCCGACCCACATCCCCTCCGTGTCGGCCACTTTGAAGACGTAGCCGATGGCGAGAAACAGCAGAAGCATCGCCGTGACCATGATGGCCGGGACGAGTTTGAACGAGACGTTCAACCCCTCGGGAAGCAGACCGCTCTGCAGGAGAAGCGGTCCCGTCATTCGGTCCGCCCTCCGTCGGTGGCCGTTCTCTCGGGTGTCCCCTCGGGTCCGTCGGCGGTCGTTCCGTGCGTGATTCCGTACTCCTCGTCGAGGGCGTCGCGCTTGCGAGCGTACCAGAACGCCAGGAGGAGCGCACCGAGCGGCGCCCCGATGGCGACGAGGAAGTAGTGTAGCGGGAAGCCGATGACGGGCATCGGCGTCGTCATCACGCCCGGCGCGACGGCGGTCAGCGTCACCGGACCGAAGACGACGAGCGCCCACGCGGCGAATCCGGTCCAGATGATGCGCAGGTGGTCCCGCATGAACGGCGTGCTCGGACGGAGGAGGTTCACCTCCCTGTCGAGGTAATCGACGTCTCGGTGATTCCGACTCCCGGAAGCGGCGACGCCACCGTCGGGTTTCACCGTCGGTTCGTCGGCTGGTTCGCGTGTACTGTCGTCTGACATAGTTGTAACTGGCGCGTCCGGCGGTCCGTTCGGCGTGGAAACCCGTTAGCCGTCCCCGACTCGACGCTTCTCTCGGTGCTGCGTGAATAGGTCGCCTCGGGTCTGTTCTCCGCGCCGCGTCCCGGAGGGACGGCAAGGCGCGGAGGTACGGACCGAGGGCGGCGTCAATCGTGGGACGGCCGGGAGTTCACCCATCGACCGTCGTCAACCGGACACGATTTCTCAAACCCGCTCCTCTACTATAACAATTGTTAATCATAGGGAATAATTAGCAGTTCCGCAGAGACTATGAGCCCCCCTTCGAATCGACCGCCAGAGGTGCCTTCCAACCTTTTATTCGCTCACGTCCGCTCGCTCGAAAAACTGGACCAAAAGAAATCGGGGCGTTACCGCTTCGCGCCGGGGTTCGTCACCGCTCCGTTCCTCCTTTTCCTCGCTCACTCTGGGAGAACTCCGTTCTCCCGTGTTCCCGTTCGCCTTCGACTCACGGGAAACGTCGTTCGCTCGAAAAGCTGGACCAAAAAAGACCGAGCCGTTACCGCTTCGCGCCCGGATTCGTCACCGCGCCGTTCGCGGCGGAGCCGAAATCGCTGCCGTACTTCGCCAGCACGCCCGTCGTGTACTGGGGTTCGCGCGGTTCCCACTCCTCCCGTCGCGCGTCGAGTTCCTCCTCGGAGAGGTCGACCGACAGTTCGCGGTTCTGGATGTCGACGGTCACCGTGTCGCCGTCTTCGAGGAGGGCGATGGGGCCGCCGTCGGCCGCCTCAGGGGCGACGTGCCCGACCATCGGGCCGCGCGTCGCACCGGAGAACCGACCGTCGGTCAGGAGGGCAACGTCGTCCTCGTGGCCCTGCCCGACGACGGCGGCGGTGACGCCGAGCATCTCGCGCATGCCGGGGCCGCCCTTCGGACCTTCGTTGCGGATGGCGAGAACCTCGCCCGACTCGATGTGCCCCTCCTGCACGTAGCGCATCGTCTCCTCCTCGTTCTCGAAGACGCGTACGGGGCCGGTGTGGTGGAACTTGTCGTCGCCGGTCACCTTCAGGACGGCGCCGTCGGGCGCGAGGTTGCCGGTGAGAATCTTGATGGCCCCCTCCTCCTGGTAGGGGTCGTCGACGGTGTAGATGAAGTCGCCGCCGACCTCCTCGTCGCTCGGCAGGTCGAGTCGCTCCAGTTCCTCCGCGATGGTGCGGCCGGTGACGGTCATCGCGTCCCCGTGGAACAGGCCGGCGTCGAGGAGTCGGCGGATGACGACGGGAACGCCGCCCTCCTCGTGCAGGTCGTTCATGACGCGCGTGCCGCCGGGTTGGAGGTTCGCAATCTTCGGCGTCCGGCGCGATATCTCGTCGAACTCCTCGATGGAGAGGTCGATGCCCGCCTCCGCCGCGAGAGCCAGCAGGTGGAGGACGGCGTTCGTCGACCCGCCGACGGCCACCTGCAGGGCGATGGCGTTCTCGAAGGACTCCTTCGAGAGGATTTCGGAGGGGCGCAGGTCGTTCTCGACGGCTTCGAGGACGGCCTCGCCGGCGCGGCGGGCCACGTCGTAGCGTTCCTCGGATTCCGCGGGCGCGGAGGCCGAACCGAGCGGCGCGAGTCCGAGCGCCTCGGAGATAGAGGCCATCGTGTTCGCGGTGAACATCCCGCCGCAGGACCCCGCACCGGGGCAGGCGTTGCGCTCCAGTTCGTCGAGTTCGTCGGCGCTCATGTCCCCCTCGGCGTAGGTGCCGACGCCCTCGAAGACGCTCTGGACGGTCACCTCGCGGCCCTGATGCTCGCCGGGCATGATGGACCCGCCGTAGAGGAACACCGACGGGAGGTCGGTGCGGATGGCGGCCATCATCATGCCGGGGAGGTTCTTGTCGCACCCGGCGACGGTGACCAAGGCGTCCATCCGTTCGCCGAACGAGACGAGTTCGACGGAGTCGGCGATGACCTCCCGGGAGATGAGCGACGCCTTCATCCCCTCGGTTCCCATCGAGATGGCGTCGGAGATGGTGATGGTGCCGAATTCGATGGGCATCCCGCCCGCCGCGTCGACGCCCTCGACGGCGGCGTCGGCCACGTCGTCGAGGTGCGCGTTACACGGCGTGATGTCTGCGGCGGGGTTGGCGACGCCGACCATCGGCGACCCGAGGTCCTCGTCGTCGAACCCCATCGCTCGGAACATCGCGCGGTGTGGGGCCTTGTCGGGCCCCTCCGTGACCTCCGTGCTGCGGAGGCGTTCGTCCTTCCCGCTGGAGAATCGCTCGTCGTCGTCCTCCTCGCGGGGCTTCTGACTGCTCATAGCTGGTCGTATCCGGTCCTGCGTCTTAAACTACCGCACCGGGACAGAAATCGCGGGTTCGTCGCGGTGACACCGCGGGTCCGCCGACCCCGACCTCACTCCCTGCTCGCCAACCCCGCCAGATGCGGCGCCTCGGGAACCAGAATCTCCTCGGCGCCGAGGCGGGCGGCGTTCTCGCTGCCGGGGAGACAGAACACCGGCGTGTGGTCGGCGATGCCGGCCGTCGTCCGGGTGCCGACGACGCGCGTCCCTATCTCGTCGTAGGAGAGCCGACGGAACAGTTCGCCGAACCCGGGTAGCGTCTTGTGCATCAGGTCGGTGACGGCCTCTACGGTCACGTCGTCGGGCGTCACGCCCGTTCCGCCCGTCGTGACGACGATGTCGACGTCGTCGCGGCCGACGAGGCGGTTCACGGTCGATTGGACGCCGTCGAAGCTGTCGTCGATGAGTTCGCGGACGGTCACCTGGTGACCGCTGTCCTCGAACGCGTCGCGGATGGCGTCGCCCGCCGGGTCGTCCTCGATGGACCGGGAGGTGGAGACGGTGACGACGCCGACGCCGAGGTCGGATACGTCGTGGTCGTGGTGGTCGTGGTCGTGCGCCTCGCCGCCCGCGTCTTCGCCGCTTCCGCTCTCGTCCTCGCCCGCCCCCGTCCGCTGGCCGTCGTGGTGCTCTCGGTGGTTGTGCGAGTCGCCGGCGCTCCCGATTCCGTCGTGTCCGTGTTCGCTCACGACTCATCGGTTCGCCCCGGCGGGACAAAGTTCTCGCGCCCCGCCCTCAGTCGTCGGTCGCGATACCGGACGCGGTGAGCCGCTGAGCCTCCGCGGAGAGCGTCTCGAATATTGTCTCGGCCCACGCGCACGCCTCGGCGTCGTCGTTGATGATGACGCCGCGGACGCCCGTGTCGCTGTAGACCACGACGCCGGCCTCCGCCTCGGTGAGCCACAGACCGAACGAGAACGGAACCTCGCCGCGCAGGATAGTCACTCGCTCTTTGCGGAGTTGTGCGAGGAGGGTCTCTCGGGTGCTGGCCGTGGCGACGAGACTGTCGAGGACGTCGGCGTCGATGAGCATCTCGACGCGGGCGTCGTTCGACCGCGCGGCCTCGTAGAACCCGTTCAGGTGTCCGGAGAGGGCGACGGGGGCGATGCCGCGGAGGTGCGTCGCCGCCTCCACGCTGTCGAACAGACGCTCGACGACGCCGTCGGGCATCTCCGGCGTCGCCACGTGCACGTCGGCGCCGGCGAGAAAATCCGGGTTGATGGGCTCGTCCGGCCCGAGGTGCGAGAGCACGCCCGCCGCGGATTCGACCCCGTGCATCCGGTCGTGGAACGCCTCGACGGCGTCGAGCGCCGACCGACCGGCCAGCGTCGCCTCGTACCGCCCGTCGGCGCGCCCCACCAGACCGGCGTCGACGAGTTCGCGTATCGCCCGGTCGACGGTGGAGCGGGAACTGTCCACCGCCTCTGTCAGTTCGGGCTTGTTCAGCGGTCCCCGGACGAGCGCTCGAAGTATCGGCTCGCGGTTCGTCACCATGGCTTCGAGCGACCGTCCGGAGACAGTCATCGTGCGAACGTCAGACAGGATTGTAATGAGTGTTGTGACTCCCGTCACAGCATTCACCCATCGGTCGGCGTTCCGGAATCGGACGGCCGGGAGTTGAACGCAGCCGCCCCCTCCCTATATTCGTTGATTGTCGATATAGAGGTATGATGTTCGTCGAAACGCGGGCTTTTGCCGGTGCCGTGCGACGGCTTGACCATGCAGGCTGTCCAATTCGCGGAACACGGCGACCGAGACGTCATCGAGTACGGCGACTTCCCGGACCCGGAGGCGGGGCGCGGCGAAGTCGTGGTCGACGTGAAGGCGGCGGCGTTGAACCACCTCGACATCTGGACGCGGCGAGGGATGCCCGGCATCGACCTGGAGATGCCGCACATTCCGGGCAGCGACATGGCGGGCGTCGTCCACGAAGTCGGCGAGGGCGTCACGCGCTTCGAACCCGGCGACCGAGTGGCGCTCATCGCGGGCGTCGCCGGCGAGAACACCGAGTTCTCCCGGAAGGGCGACCCGACGCTCTCCTACGACTTCCACATCATCGGCGAACACGTCCGCGGCGTCCACTCCGAGTACGCGGCCGTCCCCGCCGCGAACCTCGTCCCCGTCCCGGAAGGCGTCGACTGGGAGGTGGCCGGGTCGGCGTCGCTGGTGTTTCAGACCGCCTGGCGGATGCTCCGCGACCGCGGCGAACTCCGCTCGGGCGAGTCCGTCCTCGTCCTCGGCGCGTCCGGCGGCGTCGGGCACGCAGCGGTCCAGATAGCCGACCACGCCGGTGCGGAGGTGTTCGCGACGGCGTCGACGGACGAGAAACTGGAGTACGCCCGCGAGTGCGGCGCGGACCACGTCATCAACTACGACGAGGACGACTTCGCCGACGTCGTCAGCGAGAAGACCGGTCGGCGCGGCGTCGACATGGTCGTCGACCACGTCGGCGCGGACACGTATCAGGACTCCCTGAAGAGTCTCCGGAAGGGCGGCCGCGTCGTCACCTGCGGGGCGACGACGGGTCCGAACCCCGACGCCGGTCTCAACCGCATCTTCTGGAATCAGCTCTCGGTCATCGGGTCGACGATGGCGACGCCCGGGCAGGCCGACGAGGCCCTCCAGCACGTCTGGAACGGCACCTTCGAACCCCGCATCCGCGAAGTGCTCCCGATGAGCGAGGCGGCGCGCGCCCACGAGATGATAGAGAACCGTGAGGGCTTTGGCAAGGTGGTGGTAATCCCAGACAGTGAGCTCTGAGGACGACGACTCGGGCGGATACGTCCACCGACCCGGCGGCGCGCCCGGAACCGAGACGACCCGCGAGGAACCCGAGGCGGTCGGGTTCGGGACGAGGGGCTGGGGTCTCGTCGCCGTCTTGGTGCTCTGCACGCTGGTCGTGCCGGGCATCATCTACCTCGACCCGTCGGTGTTCGCGGCCGTGGGCATCCCCTACACCGTCGCCCTCCTCATCCTGCCCCTCGTGCCGGCCGGGGTGCTCGGCCTCACGGCCGTCTGGTCGATGACCGGCGCGACACGGGGCGAACGGGAGGACTGACCTCCCGACCGCGCCCGGTTTCGGCTCGCCGACCGCTCTGTTTGCGCGACGGTATGTATCTTGGCGACAAAGCTTATGTTCTACCCTGTGTGAGATTCACATGCACAGAATGTTCGAACAGTTTTCCAGCGGTTACTACTTGGGTCGCCTGTACGTCGAACCGTACGACGGCGACGTTCCCGCGATACACCGAACCGACCACACGCACGTCAACGAACGCCTGTACGCCGAGGCGGACCTCGTCCGACTCGACGTACCCCTCGTGATGAAACTCGACACCGGGCACTTCCCCGTCGTCGGCGACGAGGGCGTCCCGTCGGGGACACTCGCCCTCCCCCGAGACTTCGCGGAGTCGGACCTCCCGGACGACAGGGACGTGCTCCTCGCGAAACCCGCGCGGGCGAACGAACTCCTGCGCTACGCGGGATACGATTTCGACGACGCCGCGATGGCCTGAGTTCGGCGGAAAACGCCGGCTGGCCTCCGATTTTTCGACGCCGCGAGCGACGGACTCGAAACGTGGTTCCGAAGAGGAGCACGTTCAAGTGCGCCGCGCGCCCGGTTCGTACAC
This region includes:
- a CDS encoding sodium:solute symporter family transporter; protein product: MTGPLLLQSGLLPEGLNVSFKLVPAIMVTAMLLLFLAIGYVFKVADTEGMWVGGRSIGNVENGMAIGANWMSAASYLGMAALIALSGFYGLAFIVGWSAGYFILLIFMAAQMRRFGKYTAPDFVGDRFNSDGARAIAAVTTFLIGFVYAIGQARGMGLVGVYIFGDIGIPGLSGYQSMVVAMMAITVGYLTLSGMLGATKNMAVQYVILIVAFLAGLYVVGFTQGYSTVLPQIEYGALISQLGTEFSEPFVNESYYLWIATAFSLVVGTCGLPHVLVRFYTVESERTARWSTVWGLGFILLLYLSAPAFAAFGTDLYAKNIGAVYGDPGMTSAAGDVIVVLAAQLANLPTWFVGLVAAGGIAAAIATTAGLFIAGSSAIAHDIYVNIINEDATQRQQVLVGRLSIVALGAFTTLAALDPAAPIAALVSYAFSLAGAVLFPMFFLGLWWENTNRQGALAGMTTGLLIWFTPIVNEVLPSYGLFAGAAGADGVIFPALAQWLPAIGSALVAVPVVFAVTIGVSLVTDEPPLETKRMVRQCHSPEPMGQQQTAEDVVGNDGSGGTPADD
- a CDS encoding MogA/MoaB family molybdenum cofactor biosynthesis protein; amino-acid sequence: MSEHGHDGIGSAGDSHNHREHHDGQRTGAGEDESGSGEDAGGEAHDHDHHDHDVSDLGVGVVTVSTSRSIEDDPAGDAIRDAFEDSGHQVTVRELIDDSFDGVQSTVNRLVGRDDVDIVVTTGGTGVTPDDVTVEAVTDLMHKTLPGFGELFRRLSYDEIGTRVVGTRTTAGIADHTPVFCLPGSENAARLGAEEILVPEAPHLAGLASRE
- a CDS encoding DUF5802 family protein, which gives rise to MFEQFSSGYYLGRLYVEPYDGDVPAIHRTDHTHVNERLYAEADLVRLDVPLVMKLDTGHFPVVGDEGVPSGTLALPRDFAESDLPDDRDVLLAKPARANELLRYAGYDFDDAAMA
- a CDS encoding DUF4212 domain-containing protein, which encodes MSDDSTREPADEPTVKPDGGVAASGSRNHRDVDYLDREVNLLRPSTPFMRDHLRIIWTGFAAWALVVFGPVTLTAVAPGVMTTPMPVIGFPLHYFLVAIGAPLGALLLAFWYARKRDALDEEYGITHGTTADGPEGTPERTATDGGRTE
- a CDS encoding zinc-binding dehydrogenase, which translates into the protein MQAVQFAEHGDRDVIEYGDFPDPEAGRGEVVVDVKAAALNHLDIWTRRGMPGIDLEMPHIPGSDMAGVVHEVGEGVTRFEPGDRVALIAGVAGENTEFSRKGDPTLSYDFHIIGEHVRGVHSEYAAVPAANLVPVPEGVDWEVAGSASLVFQTAWRMLRDRGELRSGESVLVLGASGGVGHAAVQIADHAGAEVFATASTDEKLEYARECGADHVINYDEDDFADVVSEKTGRRGVDMVVDHVGADTYQDSLKSLRKGGRVVTCGATTGPNPDAGLNRIFWNQLSVIGSTMATPGQADEALQHVWNGTFEPRIREVLPMSEAARAHEMIENREGFGKVVVIPDSEL
- the ilvD gene encoding dihydroxy-acid dehydratase, with product MSSQKPREEDDDERFSSGKDERLRSTEVTEGPDKAPHRAMFRAMGFDDEDLGSPMVGVANPAADITPCNAHLDDVADAAVEGVDAAGGMPIEFGTITISDAISMGTEGMKASLISREVIADSVELVSFGERMDALVTVAGCDKNLPGMMMAAIRTDLPSVFLYGGSIMPGEHQGREVTVQSVFEGVGTYAEGDMSADELDELERNACPGAGSCGGMFTANTMASISEALGLAPLGSASAPAESEERYDVARRAGEAVLEAVENDLRPSEILSKESFENAIALQVAVGGSTNAVLHLLALAAEAGIDLSIEEFDEISRRTPKIANLQPGGTRVMNDLHEEGGVPVVIRRLLDAGLFHGDAMTVTGRTIAEELERLDLPSDEEVGGDFIYTVDDPYQEEGAIKILTGNLAPDGAVLKVTGDDKFHHTGPVRVFENEEETMRYVQEGHIESGEVLAIRNEGPKGGPGMREMLGVTAAVVGQGHEDDVALLTDGRFSGATRGPMVGHVAPEAADGGPIALLEDGDTVTVDIQNRELSVDLSEEELDARREEWEPREPQYTTGVLAKYGSDFGSAANGAVTNPGAKR
- a CDS encoding helix-turn-helix transcriptional regulator, yielding MTVSGRSLEAMVTNREPILRALVRGPLNKPELTEAVDSSRSTVDRAIRELVDAGLVGRADGRYEATLAGRSALDAVEAFHDRMHGVESAAGVLSHLGPDEPINPDFLAGADVHVATPEMPDGVVERLFDSVEAATHLRGIAPVALSGHLNGFYEAARSNDARVEMLIDADVLDSLVATASTRETLLAQLRKERVTILRGEVPFSFGLWLTEAEAGVVVYSDTGVRGVIINDDAEACAWAETIFETLSAEAQRLTASGIATDD